The DNA region gtaataataataataatgccacaTTAGATTAGGTTATTTCATTGTGATGTGCTTGAATTGCAGGGCAGTCAAAATCAattgaaggaagtctgggaggaAGCAGATGGTCTGGATCCAGATGATTTTGACCCAAAGACCTTTTTCAACATTCACGGTAACCTTTTATGATTACATAATAAACATTTGTGATATTTACAAGAACATGgttatgataataaaataaatgttttcgtCACAATGCAGACACCAACGGTGATAGCTTCTTTGACGAGCAAGAGCTGGAGGCATTGTTCACCAAGGAGGTATTAATGCACATCAGAAATAATAGCCTTATTTAAAATAGATTTCTATATTATTTCCTTGTCATTTCAGCTGGAAAAAATATATGACCCTGCAAATGAAGAGGATGATATGGTGGAAATGGAAGAGGAGAGGTTACGAATGAGAGAGCATGTTATGAATGAGGTATATTTGAAATACATGAGACAACACTGGTGCTGTATTTCATATACTATatgttgctttttgttttttgatattAGTTGACCCTGTTTTTatctaaatatttattttttttacacaggtGGATACAGACAAAGACAGACTTGTCTCATTAGATGAGTTCCTGGTTgctacaaagaaaaaagaatttCTTGAACCAGACAGTTGGGAGGTGATGCACCATTTATCAATAATTGTAATTTGACCTTTTGACCATAAACAAACTGTACATGTTGATAGTGATATTTTGTACTGTCCAGACGCTGGAGCAGAATCAAGCTTACACAGATGAAGAAATGAGAGAGTTTGAGGAACATTTGGCTCAACAGGAAAAGGACCTGAACCAGAAGGCAGATGATCTCCAGAAACAGAGAGATGAACTGGAGAGACAGCAAGAGCAACTCAATGCTCAGAAACAAGAACTTCAACAGGTAACCAGCATGTCTGAAAACTGAATTCAATGCATTATGATGAATGTTTCAGGACGTATGATGCATTCCAGTCAAATCTTGataaaatgcaaatacaaaGTCAAACATTGGGTTATTGTTTTTCAGGCTGTTGAGCACATGGAGCGCCTTAAATCACAGAAAATAGAACCACCTCCAGAGGGTAAGTGTACTTTCTATTTCATAAGAAACAATAAATTGctgcttgattttttttgtatgagtTTTATAACATTGCACTACTGTGGGCGCAGTTGAAGGTAATGCTATTCCAGTACCTGAAAATCCAGTGCACCAAGTCCAACCTGAGGAGCACcaacctgtggctcaggtcGCACCAGTTGCAGCTGAGGCTCAACTGCCAAACCAGGACGCGGCTTTGCATGTTGTGCCCCAAACAAATGATCTGCCTCCAGGACACCAGGAAACCCCACCAGACCAGAATAATGTGTTATAGCACTTTGTTTAAAATCTGAGGCTGGGACCCTTGCCCCACTTCTGCTCCTGTGTGACAAAGGGACAATCTTTCCACATTACAATGCCTTTTTAACCTGTTCTTTTGAACAATGGTGGACTCTTGCAGCAGCAAAATTACCCGTTGAAGAATTGTTGGACTGCAAATCGGAGGGAATAAAATATGAAACGATTAGAACGAATGCAGTTGCATTACAGGGCATTTTCtgatattttgctgtttacattttttcagtCTCAACCTAATGAGAGAAGTGTCATTTAGGATGTCTGGACACCCCAAATACAGCTAAAGTTCCTAGGCATAAGGAAGGAGACTCCCTCGGTTCTTATGGTTGAATGATCTTGAATGACGTAGCACGTAAAGGTTAAATAACAAGATAAGCtatttttagacctgttttggaTGGAGTCAGTTTTTCATCTGCaagagtgaggcagagtgaTGTTTATCT from Periophthalmus magnuspinnatus isolate fPerMag1 chromosome 3, fPerMag1.2.pri, whole genome shotgun sequence includes:
- the nucb2a gene encoding nucleobindin-2a isoform X2 translates to MGSRNQIKMCWAFTISWVVMLLQLMCVEAVPISIDKTKVKEPEQVETPPASVDTGLHYDRYLREVIDFLEKDQHFREKLHNTDMEDIKQGKLAKELDFVSHNVRTKLDELKRQEVNRLRTLIKAKQDIEGGNDIAVDHQALLKQFEHLNHMNPHTFEVEDLDRLIKSATKDLENYDKERHEEFKKYEMMKEHERREHLKTLNEEDRKKEEEHYEEMKKKHADHPKVNHPGSQNQLKEVWEEADGLDPDDFDPKTFFNIHDTNGDSFFDEQELEALFTKELEKIYDPANEEDDMVEMEEERLRMREHVMNEVDTDKDRLVSLDEFLVATKKKEFLEPDSWETLEQNQAYTDEEMREFEEHLAQQEKDLNQKADDLQKQRDELERQQEQLNAQKQELQQAVEHMERLKSQKIEPPPEVEGNAIPVPENPVHQVQPEEHQPVAQVAPVAAEAQLPNQDAALHVVPQTNDLPPGHQETPPDQNNVL
- the nucb2a gene encoding nucleobindin-2a isoform X1; this encodes MGSRNQIKMCWAFTISWVVMLLQLMCVEAVPISIDKTKVKEPEQVETPPASVDTGLHYDRYLREVIDFLEKDQHFREKLHNTDMEDIKQGKLAKELDFVSHNVRTKLDELKRQEVNRLRTLIKAKQDIEGGNDIAVDHQALLKQFEHLNHMNPHTFEVEDLDRLIKSATKDLENYDKERHEEFKKYEMMKEHERREHLKTLNEEDRKKEEEHYEEMKKKHADHPKVNHPGSQNQLKEVWEEADGLDPDDFDPKTFFNIHDTNGDSFFDEQELEALFTKELEKIYDPANEEDDMVEMEEERLRMREHVMNEVDTDKDRLVSLDEFLVATKKKEFLEPDSWETLEQNQAYTDEEMREFEEHLAQQEKDLNQKADDLQKQRDELERQQEQLNAQKQELQQAVEHMERLKSQKIEPPPEGKFEGNAIPVPENPVHQVQPEEHQPVAQVAPVAAEAQLPNQDAALHVVPQTNDLPPGHQETPPDQNNVL